Proteins from a single region of Acidimicrobiia bacterium:
- a CDS encoding DUF1298 domain-containing protein — protein MRSHCHERAGPAVSRVHARQLVHQYPLVPLWQNQAYGLALFSYNGELTWGVNGEWDLLPDIEDFVGCIESAFDELSALGST, from the coding sequence ATTCGCAGCCACTGTCACGAACGTGCCGGGCCCGCAGTTTCCCGTGTTCATGCTCGACAACTAGTTCACCAGTATCCACTCGTCCCGCTGTGGCAGAACCAGGCCTACGGGCTGGCGCTCTTCTCCTACAACGGGGAACTCACCTGGGGAGTCAATGGTGAGTGGGATCTGCTTCCCGACATCGAAGACTTCGTCGGTTGCATCGAGAGCGCCTTCGACGAACTAAGCGCCCTCGGCTCCACTTAG